CGGAGACACTGGTGCAGGGCATTAAAGCGGGAGAGAAAGCGCAATGACAGACACCATTGTGGTTTCAGGCGTCACGGTAACCTATCGCAACGGACATACTGCGCTGCATGATGCCAGCTTCAGCGTGCCGGGCGGATCGATCGCCGCGCTGGTGGGTGTTAATGGATCCGGCAAGTCAACCCTGTTTAAAGCGCTGATGGGATTTGTGCGGCTCGCCAGCGGCAGCATCTCGGTGCTGGGGATGCCGACCCGCCAGGCGCTGCGCCAGAGTCTGGTCGCCTACGTGCCGCAGTCAGAAGAAGTGGACTGGTCGTTTCCGGTGCTGGTGGAAGATGTGGTAATGATGGGGCGCTACGGGCACATGGGTCTGCTGCGCCGGCCAAAGTCGCATGACCAGCAGATTGTCAGTGAGGCGCTGGCGCGGGTCGATATGCTGGATTATCGCCATCGTCAGATCGGCGAACTCTCTGGCGGGCAGAAGAAAAGGGTGTTTCTGGCGCGAGCGATTGCGCAGCAGGGCAGCGTGATTCTGCTGGACGAGCCGTTTACCGGCGTGGATGTTCAGACAGAGGCCAGAATCATCAGCCTGCTGGGGGAGTTGCGTGATGAAGGCAAGACCATGCTGGTCTCAACCCATAATCTGGGATCGGTTACGGAGTTCTGCGATTACACCGTGATGGTAAAAGGCACCGTTCTGGCCAGCGGCCCGACCCGGACTACGTTTACCGCCGCGAATCTTGAGCGCGCGTTCAGCGGGGTATTGCGTCATGTGATGGTGAAGGGGCTGGACGATCAGATCATCACCGATGATGAACGTCCCTTTATTGCACCTCATGCCGCACGGGAAGAGGGGAGCTAAGCATGGCGCTGTTACTGGAACCTTTTGGTTATCACTACATGCTTAACGCGATGTGGGTCTCCGCGATGGTGGGCGGACTTTGCGCGTTTCTCTCCTGCTATCTGATGCTCAAGGGCTGGTCGCTGATAGGTGACGCGCTTTCACACTCTATTGTACCAGGCGTCGCGGGCGCTTACATGCTGGGACTGCCATTTGCGCTGGGGGCGTTTCTTTCCGGCGGGCTGGCAGCGGGCAGCATGCTGTTACTCAATCAGCGCACCCGCTTAAAAGAAGATGCGATCATTGGCCTGATCTTTTCCTCTTTCTTTGGTCTGGGCCTGTTTATGGTCTCGCTCAATCCGACTGCCGTGAACATACAGACCATTGTGCTGGGCAACATACTGGCGATTGCGCCAGCCGATATACTCCAGCTGGCACTGATTGGCGGGCTGTCGATCATCATTCTGCTGTTTAAGTGGAAAGATCTGATGGTCACCTGCTTTGATGAGAATCACGCGCGCGCCATCGGACTCCGGCCTGAACGGCTGAAAATTCTCTTCTTTACGCTGCTGGCCGTCTCTACCGTGGCGGCGCTGCAAACCGTCGGTGCCTTTCTGGTGATCTGTCTGGTGGTGACGCCCGGCGCAACCGCCTGGCTGCTCACCGATCGCTTTCCGCGTCTGCTGATGATTGCTGTCGCGATCGGCAGCATCACCAGTTTTCTGGGTGCCTGGGCGAGTTACTACCTGGATGGCGCAACGGGCGGCATTATCGTGGTCGCGCAGACGCTGCTGTTCCTGCTGGCGTTTGTTTTTGCACCGAAACATGGCCTGCTGGCTAACAGGCGTCGTGGCCGCCATCACTCTGAAAAGGAGCCTGGCTGATGTGGATCCTTGACCCTTTCCGGTTTGCATTTATGAATAGCGCATTGCTTATCGCGCTGGTCGTGGCAATCCCCTGTGCGCTGCTGTCGGTGTTTCTGGTGCTGAAAGGCTGGGCGCTGATGGGCGATGCCATGAGCCATGCAGTATTCCCTGGCATCGTGCTCGCGTGGATGGCAGGACTGCCGCTGGCGGTGGGCGCATTTGTTGCTGGGCTGTTCTGTGCCGTCGCCAGTGGTTTCCTGCAGGACAACAGCCGCATTAAGCAGGACACCGTGCTGGGCATTGTCTTCTCCGGCATGTTCGCGGTGGGGCTAATCCTCTATATCGCCGTGAAACCTGAAGTGCACCTCGATCATATTCTGTTTGGAGACATGCTTGGCATCACCGGCGCAGATATCGTTCAGACAGCGATTATCGCGTTGATCATCGTTATGGTGATTGTGGTGAAG
This DNA window, taken from Pantoea vagans, encodes the following:
- a CDS encoding manganese/iron ABC transporter ATP-binding protein, which codes for MTDTIVVSGVTVTYRNGHTALHDASFSVPGGSIAALVGVNGSGKSTLFKALMGFVRLASGSISVLGMPTRQALRQSLVAYVPQSEEVDWSFPVLVEDVVMMGRYGHMGLLRRPKSHDQQIVSEALARVDMLDYRHRQIGELSGGQKKRVFLARAIAQQGSVILLDEPFTGVDVQTEARIISLLGELRDEGKTMLVSTHNLGSVTEFCDYTVMVKGTVLASGPTRTTFTAANLERAFSGVLRHVMVKGLDDQIITDDERPFIAPHAAREEGS
- the sitC gene encoding iron/manganese ABC transporter permease subunit SitC, giving the protein MALLLEPFGYHYMLNAMWVSAMVGGLCAFLSCYLMLKGWSLIGDALSHSIVPGVAGAYMLGLPFALGAFLSGGLAAGSMLLLNQRTRLKEDAIIGLIFSSFFGLGLFMVSLNPTAVNIQTIVLGNILAIAPADILQLALIGGLSIIILLFKWKDLMVTCFDENHARAIGLRPERLKILFFTLLAVSTVAALQTVGAFLVICLVVTPGATAWLLTDRFPRLLMIAVAIGSITSFLGAWASYYLDGATGGIIVVAQTLLFLLAFVFAPKHGLLANRRRGRHHSEKEPG
- a CDS encoding metal ABC transporter permease, with the protein product MWILDPFRFAFMNSALLIALVVAIPCALLSVFLVLKGWALMGDAMSHAVFPGIVLAWMAGLPLAVGAFVAGLFCAVASGFLQDNSRIKQDTVLGIVFSGMFAVGLILYIAVKPEVHLDHILFGDMLGITGADIVQTAIIALIIVMVIVVKWRDFMLFSFDPQQAQVSGLPARLLHYGLLCMVSLTIVATLKAVGIILSISLLIAPGAIAVLLTRRFSHALLVAVMVSVLVSLSGVYLSFFIDSAPAPTIVVLFAVVFVVAMVIAGRKTRQRERLKHRYNEKSVCGDKPS